In the genome of Neodiprion pinetum isolate iyNeoPine1 chromosome 2, iyNeoPine1.2, whole genome shotgun sequence, one region contains:
- the LOC124211345 gene encoding uncharacterized protein: MTMDNRFIFKTIFLLLIATTSEAIFFDYPKKALMDFFHSLKEKKESAKKSHDDVHHYHLHYYPVPVSVVIDDHHEHLKAPGKHELDNLHREELRSLGWTDQEYKHVPEPELIIPKHQHHETGGDLWPQQHQSHLSNGLTLQDQIDIAAIRQKIERHSKQQKYQPTVEHHHPTHISLHLPFHQEIILHQPAPAKEEKKVHPLTAFFEKLHSIKNSLFSSHDDKKSHQCDDKSENVATITSKIKSSNAFTIYTFHPKNLRKY, translated from the exons ATGACGATGGATAACAGATTCATTTTCAAA ACAATCTTCTTGTTGCTGATAGCGACAACATCCGAGGCAATATTCTTTGATTA CCCGAAAAAAGCGCTCATGGACTTCTTCCATtctttgaaagagaaaaaggaatCCGCGAAGAAGTCTCACGACGACGTTCATCACTATCATCTTCACTATTATCCGGTGCCGGTGAGCGTCGTCATCGACGATCATCACGAGCACCTCAAGGCGCCAGGGAAGCATGAATTGGACAATTTGCACAG AGAGGAGCTGAGATCCTTGGGATGGACCGATCAGGAGTACAAACACGTGCCTGAACCAGAACTAATTATTCCTAAACACCAGCATCACGAAACTGGCGGTGATCTTTGGCCTCAGCAACATCAGAGTCACCTTTCAAACGGTTTGACGCTTCAAGATCAGATTGACATCGCTG CGATTAGGCAAAAGATAGAGCGGCACTCGAAGCAGCAGAAGTACCAACCGACGGTGGAACACCATCATCCGACACACATATCTCTCCATCTTCCTTTCCATCAGGAGATCATACTTCATCAGCCGGCCCCCgcaaaggaggaaaaaaaggtTCACCCGTTGACagcattttttgaaaaacttcacagcattaaaaattctctcttcAGTTCACACGATGACAAAAAGTCCCATCAATGTGACGATAAGAGCGAAAACGTCGCCACCATTACCTCGAAAATCAAGTCGAGCAACGCTTTTACAATTTATACGTTTCATCCAAAAAATTTGAGGAAATACTGA